The Macrobrachium rosenbergii isolate ZJJX-2024 chromosome 8, ASM4041242v1, whole genome shotgun sequence genome includes a region encoding these proteins:
- the LOC136841152 gene encoding rho GTPase-activating protein gacO-like yields the protein MARNQRFKQSNRNSTILYSPKNLKHVSVTGKTMTPVSEHSKDINTSLVALSKDSPFKPKRKEKSGLDYNRAEVEREEEKEEEEEEEGKEKAGKENERKRETDCRERRGAKEREEKDTTQNSPRMTSAVEISSSEPIGQPPVQSAAGSGMSLWRGLLSRSL from the exons ATGGCCAGGAATCAAAGGTTCAAACAAAGCAACAGAAATTCTACGATCCTCTACTCTCCAAAAAACCTCAAGCATGTATCTGTAACAGGGAAGACGATGACCCCTGTTTCGGAACA TTCCAAAGATATCAATACATCTCTCGTTGCACTTAGTAAGGATTCTCCATTTAAgccaaaacgaaaagaaaaaagtgggTTGGATTATAATCGAGCAGAGgtggaaagggaagaagagaaggaggaagaagaggaagaagagggaaaagaaaaggcTGGGAAGGAAaacgagaggaagagagagacagactgcaGGGAAAGAAGGGGGgcaaaggaaagagaggagaaggatACGACGCAAAACTCCCCTCGGATGACGTCAGCGGTTGAGATTTCATCGTCCGAGCCTATTGGTCAGCCGCCCGTCCAATCAGCGGCCGGTTCTGGGATGAGCCTTTGGCGAGGGTTGCTTTCAAGAAGCCTTTAG